In the genome of Apodemus sylvaticus chromosome 2, mApoSyl1.1, whole genome shotgun sequence, one region contains:
- the LOC127677732 gene encoding immunoglobulin-binding protein 1b isoform X2 — MASYTEELQKPKLRELLETSTELLEEVEAATQPTGSKPIQEKVRKALSLLENASDMLSQLDLFSRNEDWEEIASADLKYLMLPALKGALTLKLVGPSKRLDLLRDAREHFMNFLIQSHNYHVAEFQLPWTQSSSPEGDPAAATSDSLEHNLVAMASQRQSKIQRLFGSGYPSLATMTVNDWYEQRQKGEVSQSVQEAEKETPPPGTLALSEQEEPDLEQKEDDDENALHRMQEWDDWKDTHPRGYGNRQNMG; from the exons ATGGCGTCGTATACAGAGGAGCTGCAGAAGCCGAAGCTCCGGGAGCTGTTGGAAACCAGCACAGAACTTCTGGAGGAGGTGGAAGCTGCGACCCAGCCCACAGGCTCCAAGCCAATCCAGGAGAAGGTGAGGAAGGCCTTGAGCCTCCTGGAGAATGCCTCGGACATGTTATCGCAGCTCGATTTGTTCAGCAGGAATGAAGACTGGGAAGAGATTGCTTCCGCTGACCTCAAGTACCTGATGCTGCCGGCCTTGAAGGGCGCGCTGACGCTGAAGCTGGTGGGTCCCAGCAAACGCCTGGACCTCCTGCGGGATGCTCGAGAGCACTTCATGAACTTCCTAATTCAGAGCCACAACTACCATGTGGCCGAGTTTCAGCTGCCCTGGACCCAGAGCAGCTCACCGGAAGGTGACCCTGCTGCTGCCACTTCTGACTCCCTGGAGCACAACCTCGTTGCCATGGCATCCCAGAGGCAGTCCAAAATCCAGAG GC TCTTTGGATCTGGGTACCCAAGTCTGGCAACTATGACCGTAAATGACTGGTACGAGCAGCGCCAGAAAGGTGAGGTCTCACAATCTGTTCAGGAAGCAGAAAAGGAGACTCCACCACCTGGGACTCTTGCTTTATCTGAGCAGGAAGAGCCGgacctggaacaaaaggaagatgATGATGAGAATGCCCTCCACAGGATGCAGGAGTGGGATGACTGGAAGGACACCCATCCTAGGGGCTATGGTAACCGGCAGAACATGGGCTAA
- the LOC127677732 gene encoding immunoglobulin-binding protein 1b isoform X1, giving the protein MASYTEELQKPKLRELLETSTELLEEVEAATQPTGSKPIQEKVRKALSLLENASDMLSQLDLFSRNEDWEEIASADLKYLMLPALKGALTLKLVGPSKRLDLLRDAREHFMNFLIQSHNYHVAEFQLPWTQSSSPEGDPAAATSDSLEHNLVAMASQRQSKIQRYKQKKAVEQRLSSLKSAVVSGQADDERVREYYLLQLRRWISISLDEIESIDQEIEILRERDSLGEASASPMSTEERPPLKPFVLTRSVAQAQVFGSGYPSLATMTVNDWYEQRQKGEVSQSVQEAEKETPPPGTLALSEQEEPDLEQKEDDDENALHRMQEWDDWKDTHPRGYGNRQNMG; this is encoded by the coding sequence ATGGCGTCGTATACAGAGGAGCTGCAGAAGCCGAAGCTCCGGGAGCTGTTGGAAACCAGCACAGAACTTCTGGAGGAGGTGGAAGCTGCGACCCAGCCCACAGGCTCCAAGCCAATCCAGGAGAAGGTGAGGAAGGCCTTGAGCCTCCTGGAGAATGCCTCGGACATGTTATCGCAGCTCGATTTGTTCAGCAGGAATGAAGACTGGGAAGAGATTGCTTCCGCTGACCTCAAGTACCTGATGCTGCCGGCCTTGAAGGGCGCGCTGACGCTGAAGCTGGTGGGTCCCAGCAAACGCCTGGACCTCCTGCGGGATGCTCGAGAGCACTTCATGAACTTCCTAATTCAGAGCCACAACTACCATGTGGCCGAGTTTCAGCTGCCCTGGACCCAGAGCAGCTCACCGGAAGGTGACCCTGCTGCTGCCACTTCTGACTCCCTGGAGCACAACCTCGTTGCCATGGCATCCCAGAGGCAGTCCAAAATCCAGAGGTACAAGCAAAAGAAggctgtggagcagaggctgtcttCTCTGAAATCGGCAGTGGTGAGTGGCCAGGCAGATGATGAGCGTGTCAGGGAATATTACCTCCTTCAACTTCGCAGGTGGATTAGCATCAGCTTGGATGAGATCGAGAGCATCGACCAGGAGATAGAGATCCTGAGGGAAAGAGACTCCTTAGGTGAGGCGTCAGCATCTCCCATGTCTACTGAGGAGAGGCCTCCACTAAAACCCTTCGTCCTCACTCGAAGTGTTGCCCAAGCACAAGTCTTTGGATCTGGGTACCCAAGTCTGGCAACTATGACCGTAAATGACTGGTACGAGCAGCGCCAGAAAGGTGAGGTCTCACAATCTGTTCAGGAAGCAGAAAAGGAGACTCCACCACCTGGGACTCTTGCTTTATCTGAGCAGGAAGAGCCGgacctggaacaaaaggaagatgATGATGAGAATGCCCTCCACAGGATGCAGGAGTGGGATGACTGGAAGGACACCCATCCTAGGGGCTATGGTAACCGGCAGAACATGGGCTAA